From Natrinema amylolyticum, the proteins below share one genomic window:
- a CDS encoding DHH family phosphoesterase, protein MVFRLVLGCGTVCRQVTERLSERDGDRLLVITADESVVETLRDESVPARTADPSDPDAIANVDPPDVIFVGSDRTDVNRAALQSARDRFPDASIVAYLGGNATAADRNRFDELADAVVDPTTALADRALDGTASPSAESAIELREHLADIDGRLAVVTHDNPDPDALASAVALVAVAESVGVDADACYFGEISHQENRAMVNLLELNLRNLAHDEPLGEYSAFALVDHSRPGVNDQLPPDLHVDIVIDHHPPRGPVPGEFVDLRQGAGATSTILTEYLERFDIDVDAATATALLYGIRVDTNDFTREVSPADFRAASVLWPRVDTSLLDQIEQPSLGGETLETIARAIKNRVQRDSVAVASVGRIGDRDALPQAADQLLAMEGVETTLVFGFASEMVFVSARSRAADVDLGETLRDAFDRIGSAGGHADMAGAQLEIGILGSADDEEEIESIVSVVEEVITNRFFEAIDTRPGVPVGAYTQTSEWLFTQRGEPEDGESA, encoded by the coding sequence ATGGTTTTCCGGCTCGTGCTCGGCTGCGGGACCGTCTGCCGACAGGTCACGGAGCGGCTCTCCGAGCGCGACGGCGATCGACTGCTCGTTATCACCGCCGACGAGAGCGTCGTCGAGACGCTGCGCGACGAGAGCGTGCCGGCCCGCACTGCCGACCCGTCCGACCCCGACGCCATCGCAAACGTCGACCCGCCGGACGTGATCTTCGTCGGTAGCGACCGCACTGACGTCAATCGTGCCGCCCTCCAGAGTGCGCGGGATCGCTTCCCCGACGCGTCGATCGTGGCGTATCTGGGTGGGAACGCGACGGCGGCGGACCGCAATCGGTTCGACGAGTTGGCGGACGCCGTCGTCGATCCGACGACCGCGCTGGCCGATCGGGCACTCGACGGCACGGCGAGCCCGTCGGCTGAATCCGCTATCGAACTCCGAGAGCACCTCGCGGACATCGACGGCCGGCTGGCGGTCGTCACCCACGACAACCCCGATCCGGACGCGCTCGCGAGCGCCGTCGCGCTCGTCGCTGTCGCGGAGTCGGTCGGCGTCGACGCCGACGCCTGTTACTTCGGCGAGATCTCCCATCAAGAGAACCGGGCGATGGTCAACCTCCTCGAGTTGAATCTGCGAAACCTGGCCCACGACGAGCCGCTCGGGGAGTATTCGGCGTTCGCGCTGGTCGATCACTCTCGACCCGGCGTCAACGACCAGCTCCCGCCGGATCTCCACGTCGACATCGTCATCGATCACCATCCGCCCCGCGGCCCGGTCCCCGGCGAGTTCGTCGACCTCCGGCAGGGTGCGGGTGCTACCAGCACCATCCTGACCGAGTACCTCGAGCGGTTCGATATCGACGTCGACGCGGCGACGGCGACGGCGTTGCTGTACGGGATCCGGGTCGACACGAACGACTTCACTCGGGAAGTCTCGCCCGCCGATTTCCGGGCCGCGTCGGTGCTGTGGCCCCGCGTCGACACGTCGCTGCTGGATCAGATCGAGCAGCCCTCCCTCGGGGGCGAGACCCTCGAGACGATCGCCCGAGCGATCAAGAACCGGGTTCAGCGCGATTCGGTGGCCGTCGCCAGCGTGGGGCGGATCGGCGACCGCGACGCGTTGCCTCAGGCGGCCGATCAGTTGCTCGCGATGGAGGGCGTCGAGACGACGCTCGTCTTCGGCTTCGCCAGCGAGATGGTCTTCGTGTCGGCCCGATCGCGGGCGGCGGACGTCGACCTCGGTGAGACGCTGCGGGACGCGTTCGACCGGATCGGCAGCGCCGGCGGCCACGCCGACATGGCCGGCGCGCAACTCGAGATCGGCATTCTGGGCAGCGCCGACGACGAAGAGGAGATCGAGTCGATCGTCAGCGTCGTCGAGGAAGTGATTACGAACCGCTTTTTCGAGGCGATCGACACGCGGCCGGGCGTTCCGGTCGGGGCCTACACGCAGACCAGCGAGTGGCTGTTCACCCAGCGCGGCGAGCCGGAAGACGGCGAATCGGCGTGA
- a CDS encoding MEDS domain-containing protein gives MSKHRSDDTTRQPASATGNRFEASHSRVETRGPIEPVDGHEHNDHFAHIYDDRGEQFETVVPFIREGLERGERCIYVADDNTVDEVREAMRARGIDVDSALESGALTMYTAADTYRRTGEFDREAMLEFWDETLADATASEFAGLRAAAEMTWALEADETTGDQLCEYEALLNPLYDGEDYTVLCQYNRDRFPAEILHDVLKTHPFLVYDAATICQNFYYTPPKEYFGPERPSRELDRKLATLVDRTDARTTIETRERYQRDLYETIASSNASLSEKIEELLVLGCERFDLEIGYFTKTTGDDAFEIVEAVGDHHAIESGVTDSLCDTYCEKLLAAPGPISVRDASAVGWTDDPAYERFGLDAYFGMTVHVGGEEYGTLCFAAETPREKRFSSAERTFLNLMGQWIEYELEHQRRERFLRESYRITADPDRDFEEKLEQLLEIGREWFGLEMGGLNHLPSWGGEFRLEKGVGLGVDPDEELWSDPGYGHFCRRTVEADEPVAVTDVRGTDWEDDEIHREFGLTSYLGTRVTNGATTYGTFWFGSTEPRDRPFSETERTFIELLGQWISYELEREQRERHQQTLSRIAADPGRPFEEKLDDIFELGCERFDLEIGGLARVDPATDSFEVEAVSGDHDHLEPGAAAPLSETYCRATVEDGTIADVTDPERSGFGDTLAYDRFGVETYLGTRIELENEPDRTFFFVSTDSRDREFTDAERTFHHLMAQWVTFELERNHRERALEESNERLEQFAYAASHDLQEPLRMVTSYLRLLERRYGDAFDEDGEEFLDYAVDGAERMREMIDGLLEYSRVETRGDPFEPVKLDSLLEDVLADLRLQIEESDAEVTVDRLPRVSGDPSQLRQVFQNLLNNAIQYSGETPPRVRIDANRRGREWVVSVRDDGIGIDPDDQDRVFTVFDRLHSRDEYEGTGIGLALCQRIVERHGGDIWVDSELGEGSTFSLTLPALQDQ, from the coding sequence ATGAGTAAACACAGATCGGACGATACGACACGGCAGCCCGCGTCTGCCACCGGGAACCGGTTCGAAGCCTCACACTCGAGGGTCGAGACTCGTGGCCCCATCGAACCGGTCGATGGCCACGAGCACAACGACCACTTCGCACATATTTACGACGACCGCGGCGAGCAGTTCGAGACGGTCGTCCCGTTCATCCGAGAGGGGCTCGAACGCGGCGAGCGATGCATCTACGTCGCCGACGACAATACCGTCGACGAGGTACGCGAGGCGATGCGAGCGCGCGGTATCGACGTCGATAGCGCCCTCGAGTCGGGGGCGCTCACGATGTATACGGCGGCCGATACGTACCGCCGGACGGGCGAGTTCGACCGCGAGGCGATGCTCGAGTTCTGGGACGAGACGCTCGCAGATGCGACCGCGAGCGAGTTCGCGGGGCTCCGAGCCGCCGCCGAGATGACGTGGGCACTCGAGGCCGACGAGACGACCGGCGATCAACTCTGTGAGTACGAGGCACTGCTCAATCCGCTCTATGACGGTGAGGACTACACCGTTCTCTGTCAGTACAACCGGGACCGGTTTCCCGCAGAAATCCTCCACGATGTCCTCAAAACCCATCCGTTTCTCGTGTACGATGCGGCCACTATCTGTCAGAACTTCTATTACACGCCGCCCAAGGAATACTTCGGCCCCGAGCGACCGTCGCGCGAACTGGATCGGAAGTTGGCGACCCTGGTCGATCGGACCGATGCGCGGACGACGATCGAGACTCGAGAGCGCTATCAACGGGACCTCTACGAGACGATCGCCAGTTCGAACGCGTCGCTCAGCGAGAAGATCGAGGAGCTGTTGGTACTGGGCTGTGAGCGGTTCGATCTCGAGATCGGCTACTTCACGAAAACCACCGGTGACGACGCGTTCGAGATCGTCGAAGCCGTCGGCGACCACCACGCTATCGAGTCGGGCGTTACCGATTCGCTCTGCGACACGTACTGCGAGAAGCTCCTCGCAGCGCCCGGCCCGATCTCCGTCCGAGACGCGTCGGCGGTCGGCTGGACCGACGACCCCGCCTACGAACGGTTCGGGTTGGACGCCTACTTCGGAATGACCGTTCACGTCGGCGGCGAGGAGTACGGGACGCTGTGTTTCGCCGCCGAGACGCCCCGCGAGAAACGGTTCTCGAGCGCCGAACGGACGTTTCTCAACCTGATGGGCCAATGGATCGAGTACGAACTGGAACACCAGCGCCGCGAGCGCTTCCTCCGCGAGAGCTACCGGATCACGGCCGATCCCGACCGCGACTTCGAGGAGAAACTCGAGCAGTTGCTCGAGATCGGCCGGGAGTGGTTCGGCCTCGAGATGGGCGGGCTGAACCATCTGCCGTCGTGGGGCGGCGAGTTCCGATTGGAGAAGGGAGTCGGCCTCGGCGTCGACCCCGATGAGGAACTGTGGTCCGATCCGGGATACGGGCACTTCTGTCGTCGCACCGTCGAAGCCGACGAACCGGTCGCCGTGACGGACGTCCGTGGCACCGACTGGGAGGACGACGAGATCCATCGCGAGTTCGGATTGACGAGCTATCTCGGGACGCGGGTGACGAACGGGGCGACGACGTACGGCACGTTCTGGTTCGGGAGCACGGAGCCGCGCGACCGGCCGTTCTCCGAGACCGAGCGCACGTTCATCGAGTTGCTGGGCCAGTGGATCAGCTACGAACTCGAACGCGAACAGCGAGAACGCCACCAACAGACGTTGAGCCGGATCGCCGCCGATCCCGGTCGGCCGTTCGAGGAGAAGCTGGACGACATCTTCGAGCTGGGATGCGAGCGGTTCGATCTCGAAATCGGCGGACTCGCGCGTGTCGACCCGGCGACCGATTCGTTCGAAGTGGAAGCGGTAAGCGGCGACCACGACCACCTCGAGCCCGGTGCAGCGGCACCGCTCTCGGAGACGTACTGTCGGGCGACGGTCGAAGACGGAACGATAGCCGACGTTACCGATCCCGAACGGTCCGGGTTCGGGGACACCCTCGCGTACGACAGGTTCGGCGTCGAAACCTATCTCGGAACGCGGATCGAACTCGAGAACGAGCCGGACCGGACGTTCTTCTTCGTGTCCACCGACTCGCGCGACCGGGAGTTTACGGACGCCGAACGGACGTTCCACCATCTCATGGCGCAGTGGGTTACGTTCGAACTCGAACGAAACCATCGCGAACGAGCCCTTGAGGAATCAAACGAGCGCTTAGAGCAGTTCGCCTACGCCGCCTCCCACGATTTGCAGGAGCCCTTACGGATGGTCACGAGCTATCTCCGACTGCTCGAGCGGCGGTACGGCGACGCCTTCGACGAAGACGGCGAGGAGTTCCTCGACTACGCCGTCGACGGGGCCGAGCGCATGCGCGAGATGATCGACGGTCTCCTCGAGTACTCCCGGGTGGAAACGCGGGGCGATCCGTTCGAACCGGTCAAGCTGGACTCTCTCCTCGAGGACGTGCTCGCGGACCTGCGGCTCCAGATCGAGGAGAGCGACGCGGAGGTTACGGTCGACCGACTCCCTCGCGTCTCGGGCGATCCCAGTCAGTTACGGCAGGTCTTCCAGAACCTGCTCAATAACGCCATCCAGTACAGCGGCGAGACACCGCCTCGCGTTCGCATCGATGCGAACCGGCGCGGCCGAGAGTGGGTCGTCTCGGTTCGGGACGACGGGATCGGTATCGATCCGGACGACCAGGATCGCGTGTTCACCGTCTTCGATCGGCTCCACAGTCGCGACGAGTACGAGGGGACGGGCATCGGACTGGCGCTCTGTCAACGGATCGTCGAGCGCCACGGCGGCGACATCTGGGTCGATTCCGAACTCGGCGAAGGATCGACGTTCTCGTTGACGCTCCCCGCACTACAGGATCAGTGA
- a CDS encoding NADH-quinone oxidoreductase subunit N, which translates to MAVLEFPDWMALAPALILAGTALVLFLIDSIDPHSTNRTLLSGTAVAGSLSSLAVAVWYTVAGVGATGIENYGVIDVMNGQFVVDQLALYFMIIIATVTALVTVASHDYLRDHTYQAEYYSLVILAATGMSMIAASNSLVTIFIALELTSLPSYALVAILKDNRGSVEAGLKYFLIGALSSAIFVYGISLVYGATGSLQLEAIATNLGAAGEMGGLLGLGILMLIGGIAFKTASVPFHFWAPEAYEGAPAPISAFLSSASKAAGFVLAFRVFTTAFPIDATADVIGVDWTLAFAILAIVTMTLGNFAAATQENVKRMLAYSSIGHAGYVLIGLAALSADGGELVMGAAMMHLLVYGFMNTGAFLFVGLAEHWGVGRTFEDYNGLAERAPFACGAMAIFMFSLAGVPPFGGFWSKYLLYTETINAAADNTILLVLAAALVINSALSLYYYSRLVKALWIEESILDRDSLAQPTGLYAAIIAAAVMTVVILPAFGPIADAALEAAAAVVA; encoded by the coding sequence ATGGCAGTCCTCGAGTTCCCCGACTGGATGGCACTCGCACCGGCGCTGATCCTGGCGGGGACGGCGCTCGTCCTGTTCCTGATCGACAGCATCGACCCCCACTCGACGAACCGCACGCTGCTGTCCGGCACCGCCGTCGCCGGCTCGCTGTCGTCGCTGGCCGTCGCCGTCTGGTACACCGTCGCCGGCGTCGGCGCGACGGGGATCGAGAACTACGGCGTCATCGACGTCATGAACGGCCAGTTCGTCGTCGACCAACTGGCGCTGTACTTCATGATTATCATCGCGACCGTCACGGCCCTCGTCACGGTGGCGAGCCACGACTACCTGCGGGATCACACCTACCAGGCCGAGTACTACTCGCTGGTCATCCTCGCGGCGACCGGGATGTCGATGATCGCCGCCTCGAACAGCCTCGTGACGATCTTCATCGCGCTCGAGCTGACGAGCCTGCCATCGTACGCGCTGGTCGCGATCTTAAAGGACAACCGCGGCAGCGTCGAAGCGGGCCTGAAGTACTTCCTGATCGGCGCGCTGTCGTCGGCGATCTTCGTCTACGGGATCTCGCTGGTCTACGGTGCGACCGGCTCGTTGCAACTCGAGGCCATCGCGACGAACCTCGGAGCGGCCGGCGAGATGGGCGGCCTGCTCGGACTGGGCATCCTGATGCTGATCGGCGGCATCGCGTTCAAGACCGCGAGCGTCCCCTTCCACTTCTGGGCCCCCGAGGCCTACGAGGGCGCGCCCGCGCCGATCTCGGCGTTCCTCTCCTCGGCCTCGAAGGCCGCCGGCTTCGTGCTCGCGTTCCGCGTGTTTACGACGGCGTTCCCGATCGACGCGACGGCCGACGTCATCGGCGTCGACTGGACGCTCGCGTTCGCCATCCTCGCGATCGTCACGATGACGCTCGGAAACTTCGCGGCGGCGACCCAGGAGAACGTCAAGCGGATGCTCGCTTACTCCTCGATCGGCCACGCCGGCTACGTGCTGATCGGGCTCGCGGCCCTCTCGGCCGACGGCGGGGAACTCGTCATGGGCGCGGCCATGATGCACCTGCTGGTCTACGGCTTCATGAACACGGGCGCGTTCCTGTTCGTCGGCCTGGCCGAACACTGGGGCGTCGGACGGACCTTCGAGGACTACAACGGCCTCGCCGAGCGAGCGCCCTTCGCCTGCGGCGCGATGGCGATCTTCATGTTCAGCCTCGCGGGCGTCCCGCCCTTCGGCGGCTTCTGGAGCAAGTACCTCCTCTACACCGAGACGATCAATGCCGCGGCGGACAACACGATCCTGCTCGTCCTCGCGGCGGCACTGGTGATCAACAGCGCGCTCTCACTATACTACTACTCGCGGCTGGTCAAGGCGCTCTGGATCGAGGAGTCGATCCTCGATCGCGACTCCCTCGCCCAGCCCACCGGTCTCTACGCGGCGATCATCGCCGCGGCCGTCATGACGGTCGTCATCCTGCCGGCATTCGGTCCGATCGCCGACGCCGCGCTCGAGGCGGCCGCCGCGGTCGTCGCCTGA
- a CDS encoding complex I subunit 4 family protein — MMIEALIAVALVGALVTFVAPNRIAGKLAFAISLVPAALSLWLFAAFDGSGNALLDGELAFESRAAWLEIGDYSISWFVGLDGISLPLVVLTTILCTLAIVSSWTPIDDRESQFYGLILFIEASLIGVFAALDFFLWFVFWEAVLIPMYLLIGIWGGPRRKYAAIKFFVYTNVASLVMFGSFITLVFGLGDSVTSFALPEIATAMVNGGPEGFFGLGGTTLASVVFIGMFLGFAVKVPIVPFHTWLPDAHVEAPTPASILLAGVLLKMGTYALLRFNFTMFPDQVETYAIPIAAIAVLSVIYGAMLALAQTDLKRIVAYSSVSSMGYVILGLVAYTQFGVGGATFQMVSHGLISGLMFMAVGVIYNATHTRMVTDMSGMADRMPIAVGVLIAGAFGYMGLPLMSGFAAEYFIFFGAFGSDLLSYSPLFTSLAMFGIVIVAGYLLFALQRTVFGPYRLETDYEVGRAPMHDVASMVVLLGLIIALGVAPDLIFDMITDAIDPILERGGDL, encoded by the coding sequence GTGGCTGTTCGCCGCCTTCGACGGCAGCGGGAACGCCCTGCTCGACGGCGAACTGGCGTTCGAATCGCGGGCGGCGTGGCTCGAGATCGGCGACTACTCGATCTCGTGGTTCGTCGGCCTCGACGGGATCAGCCTGCCGCTGGTGGTCCTGACGACGATCCTCTGTACGCTCGCGATCGTGAGTTCGTGGACGCCGATCGACGACCGGGAGTCCCAGTTCTACGGGCTCATCCTCTTTATCGAGGCGAGCCTGATCGGCGTCTTCGCGGCGCTCGATTTCTTCCTCTGGTTCGTCTTCTGGGAGGCGGTCCTGATCCCGATGTACCTGCTGATCGGCATCTGGGGCGGCCCGCGCCGGAAGTACGCCGCGATCAAGTTCTTCGTCTACACGAACGTGGCGTCGCTGGTGATGTTCGGGTCGTTCATCACGCTCGTCTTCGGGCTCGGTGACTCCGTCACCTCCTTCGCGCTGCCCGAAATCGCGACGGCGATGGTCAACGGCGGCCCCGAGGGCTTCTTCGGGCTCGGCGGAACGACGCTCGCGTCCGTCGTCTTCATCGGGATGTTCCTCGGATTCGCGGTGAAGGTGCCGATCGTCCCCTTCCACACGTGGTTGCCCGACGCCCACGTGGAGGCCCCGACGCCGGCCTCGATACTGCTGGCCGGGGTTCTGCTGAAGATGGGAACCTATGCACTGCTGCGGTTCAACTTCACGATGTTCCCGGACCAGGTCGAGACCTACGCGATTCCGATCGCCGCGATCGCCGTGCTCAGCGTCATCTACGGCGCGATGCTGGCGCTCGCCCAGACCGACCTCAAACGGATCGTCGCCTACTCCTCGGTCTCGTCGATGGGCTACGTCATCCTCGGGCTGGTCGCCTACACCCAGTTCGGGGTCGGCGGCGCGACCTTCCAGATGGTCTCTCACGGCCTGATCTCGGGACTGATGTTCATGGCCGTCGGCGTCATCTACAACGCGACCCACACGCGGATGGTCACCGACATGTCCGGGATGGCAGACCGGATGCCGATCGCGGTCGGCGTGCTGATCGCCGGCGCGTTCGGGTACATGGGACTGCCGCTGATGAGCGGGTTCGCCGCCGAGTACTTCATCTTCTTCGGGGCTTTCGGCTCCGATCTGCTCTCGTACTCGCCGCTGTTCACGTCGCTGGCGATGTTCGGAATCGTCATCGTCGCGGGCTACCTGCTCTTCGCGCTCCAGCGGACGGTGTTCGGACCGTATCGACTCGAAACCGACTACGAGGTGGGCCGCGCGCCGATGCACGACGTCGCGTCGATGGTCGTGCTCCTGGGGCTCATCATCGCCCTCGGCGTCGCCCCCGACCTGATCTTCGACATGATAACCGACGCAATCGACCCGATCCTCGAGCGAGGAGGTGACCTCTGA